The nucleotide window TACTTCCCTGACCCGTAGCAACGGCCCACTGTTCATTATTGACGGCGTTCCTTTTGACAACAGCCAGTTCGACTCCGATGACGTGCTGGTAGAAGGTACCATCAACTCCAACCGGGCCGTTGATATTGACCCTAACAACATTGAGTCGCAGACGATTCTGAAAGGTGCAGCAGCAGCGGCACTTTATGGCTCACGCGCTGCTGGTGGCGTTATCATTATCACCACCAAAACGGGTAGCAACCAGCGGGGTGCCAAAGGCATTCAGTTGGGCTATACGTCTTCCTTCTCCCTGGAAAAAGTAGCCGGCTTGCCCGACTACCAGAACAGCTACGGCACCGGCTCTAACTTCCTGGGGCCATTCACGACGAACGGCTCGTGGGGTCCACGCTTCGGTAGCCCTCAGGCCCCCGCTACGATTGCTCACCCCAGGCTGGCAACCCCAACTTCCCCGACATTCCTGCTGGCTCAACCATTCCTTATCAGGCAGCACCCAACAACGTTCGGGACTTTTTCGACACTGGCCGTCAGTATGACAACTCTGTAACCCTGACGGGCAACAGCGACAACGCCAAATTCACGGCGGTGCTTTCGCGCTCCGACAACACGGGTATTATCCCGAACTCCTCGTTCGTGCGCAACAACATCAGCGCCGGCGGTTCGGGCTTCTACAATAAGTTCACCATCGGGGGCAACGTAACCTACACCAACTCGGCTCAGCGCGGCCCGCTCGTAGGCGGTAGCAGCGCCCAAGGCGGCTCTTCGGCCTTGTCGCGTCTGTTGTTTATTCCCCGCAACCTGGACCTGCAGAACCTGCCTAACACCGACCCGATTACCAATGGCTCCGTGTTCGGCTGGCTTTCCACCCAGGCTGACAACCCTATCTGGTCGACTACCAATAACTCCTACACCTCGCGGGTAGACCGGGTTTCTTCGAGCCTCACGGGCTCCTACGCCATCAAGGAATGGCTGACGCTGGCTTACCGTGGTGGTTTGAACACCTACACCGACGCGCGCCGCTCGACGATTCGTCCCGGCAACACGGGTAAATATGGCACCGGCCGTATTGTGGAAGACCATTTGCAGAACACCGAACTGGAGCAGACGG belongs to Hymenobacter cellulosilyticus and includes:
- a CDS encoding TonB-dependent receptor plug domain-containing protein; amino-acid sequence: MFIIDGVPFDNSQFDSDDVLVEGTINSNRAVDIDPNNIESQTILKGAAAAALYGSRAAGGVIIITTKTGSNQRGAKGIQLGYTSSFSLEKVAGLPDYQNSYGTGSNFLGPFTTNGSWGPRFGSPQAPATIAHPRLATPTSPTFLLAQPFLIRQHPTTFGTFSTLAVSMTTL